A segment of the Candidatus Cloacimonadota bacterium genome:
AACATTTTAAATCAAAATTTTATTTGATGGAGCAGAGAATGAATTTAAAACCTCAACCTGTAAATAAGAGGAATAATACCATAATTGCCTGGTTTGTCTTTTTTAGTGCTTTAATTATTTATGCGTTAACTCAAGCCCGTTCCCTTTCTTTCTGGGATGCGGGAGAATATATTACCTGTTCGAGTATTCTGGGTGTTCCACATCCTCCTGGAAATCCTTTTTATATTATTTTAGGAAGATTTTTTACGATCATCGGTCTCGGTCTTCCCCATCCCATCATTGTTAATTTCCTTTCCGGACTTCTTTCTGCTTTTGCCGTGATGTTCACTTATCTGTTCACAGTAAAATTCGTTTCCATGTGGCTGAAATCGGAAGAAGAATCTTATCTGGCTTATATTGCCGGTTTTATTGCCGCCATCTATACTGCTTTTTCTTTTACTTTCTGGAACAATGCTATCGAAGCGGAAGTGTATGCAGGACTCGCTTTTGTCATCAACCTGATCGTGTGGCTGACTATGATCTGGGTAGAAAAATCCGACAATCTTTCTCATCAGAATTATCTTATTCTGATCATCTATATTTTCTTTCTCGGATTTGGGATTCATCAGACATCTCTGCAAATTGCTCCGGCAATACTTTTTATCGCTGTTTACCCGATGCTGAAGGATAACATCAAAAAATCCGGCTTCTGGACAAGATTCGGAGTTTATATTGTCGGCTTGATCATTATCTATGCCATCTTTAACCAAATAGGAAAAAGTGTGCAGTTACCGGCTCTTGCAAAATATATGTTCGCTCTTTCTTTTGCCGGAATTCTCTACTTTCATTTGAGGAAACAGGTAAACAAGAAAGCCTGGTTGATCGCGCTTTTAATGATCGTGATCGGGATCAGCACCCATCTTTTCATTTATATCCGTTCCGAATTCCGACCGTTCATCAATGAAGGTCATCCTCATAATCTCAAACTTTTCATGGATTATGTTTTGAGAAGGCAATATGGCGTAACCAGTATGTTCGTGCGCAGGGCTTCTTTTTTATATCAATTAAAAGAACAATTCCTAACTTATTTCAGTTGGCAATTCTTTAATGCGGAAACTTTATCAAATGTATTCAAAGCACCGCAGCAGTTTTTCCAGATGATCTCCAACCTGCTCGTTACTCTTCTCGGAGTCGGGGGAGCATATTATCATTTCAAGAAGAACAAACATTCATTCGCTTATTTTTTCTCCTTTTTCTTTATGTCATCTCTTGCCATGATCTTTGTGATGAATCTCTCGGATGCGGAAGTGCGTGACAGAGATTACTTTTATGTTACTGCCTACAATTTCTGGACGGTCTGGATGGCAATCGGTTCGATTGGATTGATCGCTTTTTTCAAGGATAAAAGCAAACCTTTGGCATATCTTGTGGGAGCAATTGTGATCGCACTCCCATTATTCAACCTGGCAACTCAATATTTCATTCACGACCGTC
Coding sequences within it:
- a CDS encoding DUF2723 domain-containing protein, which translates into the protein HFKSKFYLMEQRMNLKPQPVNKRNNTIIAWFVFFSALIIYALTQARSLSFWDAGEYITCSSILGVPHPPGNPFYIILGRFFTIIGLGLPHPIIVNFLSGLLSAFAVMFTYLFTVKFVSMWLKSEEESYLAYIAGFIAAIYTAFSFTFWNNAIEAEVYAGLAFVINLIVWLTMIWVEKSDNLSHQNYLILIIYIFFLGFGIHQTSLQIAPAILFIAVYPMLKDNIKKSGFWTRFGVYIVGLIIIYAIFNQIGKSVQLPALAKYMFALSFAGILYFHLRKQVNKKAWLIALLMIVIGISTHLFIYIRSEFRPFINEGHPHNLKLFMDYVLRRQYGVTSMFVRRASFLYQLKEQFLTYFSWQFFNAETLSNVFKAPQQFFQMISNLLVTLLGVGGAYYHFKKNKHSFAYFFSFFFMSSLAMIFVMNLSDAEVRDRDYFYVTAYNFWTVWMAIGSIGLIAFFKDKSKPLAYLVGAIVIALPLFNLATQYFIHDRHKEYIALDYGLNILNSVEENAIIFTNGDNDTFPVWYAQAVYDPKSIEFIHPSENDTIKDDLGKFQKKNIVQPTETTKEIISKAMDFKNEQCSGIRKDITIANLSLLNTPWYIKQLRDHEGVEFNVPDSHIEQCQDNPQSILYPKQLPEDMVVKIKGTDPEDSFTVTYKKGTIMYVKDLAALRIIYDNYGKRPIYFAVTVSETIGFENHLRNEGMVDRVVPTKGRDQYNIKRLTTNIDSVYSYRAIFDNTVYKDKNMTRLLNNYGAAFLRASQYFHRDQDYENAIKYMEKGLRFVQDKQRFYSGLSQLYLETGFHYLEKEENEKAFEFLDNAISYNPVDKSIALSIYQAAVYSEENDKGIALLEKIRPYQDSTVINQYIRKLEIEE